A single genomic interval of Spirosoma taeanense harbors:
- a CDS encoding MATE family efflux transporter encodes MTRYFRLFLDALRGSETNFTSGSINRAIFLLSVPMILEMVMESLFAVVDVFFVAKIGTEAVATVGLTESVLTLVYSIAIGLSTAATALVARRIGENSAREAGRSVGQVILVSVTLAIAMGVPGFLFAEDILRLMGGDEQLIANGANFTRMIFASAPAIVLLHTLSGCLRGAGEASVAMRSLWLANGINIVLCPVLIFGLGPFPELGVLGSAVATTTGRTVGVLYQLYALTRPGSIVQIHRADVTPNADIIRNLLGLAAGGTGQFLISSASWVFLTRIMSTFGSDAVAGYTIAIRIIVFTILPSWGMANAAATLVGQNLGAGQPERAETSAWRAAFCNMLFLVAVGIVFFLGAAEVVGLFNRNIRVVEIAVQCLRVFCAGYVFFAYGMVLTQSLNGAGDTRTPTLLNIVCFWLIEIPLAYTLANGLGWGPQGVFWSVAISESLLAVFAIWAFRRGRWKVVQV; translated from the coding sequence ATGACCAGATACTTCCGGTTATTTCTGGACGCTTTGCGCGGTTCAGAAACCAATTTTACGTCCGGCAGCATTAACCGGGCCATTTTTCTGCTATCCGTTCCCATGATCCTGGAGATGGTCATGGAATCGCTGTTCGCCGTAGTCGATGTTTTTTTCGTGGCTAAAATCGGGACGGAAGCCGTTGCCACCGTAGGCCTGACCGAGTCGGTGCTGACGCTGGTGTACTCCATTGCCATTGGCCTGAGTACGGCCGCTACGGCGCTGGTCGCCCGACGTATTGGCGAGAACAGCGCACGCGAGGCCGGTCGGTCCGTTGGGCAGGTTATTCTGGTGTCCGTTACGCTGGCGATTGCCATGGGGGTTCCGGGCTTTCTGTTTGCCGAAGACATTCTGCGGCTGATGGGGGGCGATGAACAGCTCATTGCCAACGGCGCCAACTTTACGCGTATGATTTTTGCCAGCGCCCCCGCTATCGTTCTGCTGCATACGCTGAGCGGCTGTTTGCGGGGCGCGGGCGAAGCGTCGGTGGCCATGCGCTCCCTGTGGCTGGCCAATGGCATCAACATTGTTCTGTGTCCGGTGCTGATCTTTGGCCTCGGCCCCTTTCCCGAACTGGGCGTGCTGGGGTCGGCCGTAGCGACGACGACGGGCCGAACGGTAGGCGTCCTATATCAGTTGTATGCCCTGACGCGTCCGGGCAGTATCGTGCAGATTCATCGGGCCGACGTAACGCCGAATGCCGACATTATCCGCAACCTGCTGGGGCTGGCAGCCGGCGGTACGGGGCAGTTCCTGATTTCATCGGCCAGCTGGGTGTTCCTTACCCGGATCATGTCCACCTTCGGCAGCGATGCCGTGGCCGGATACACCATTGCCATTCGGATTATCGTCTTTACGATCCTGCCTTCCTGGGGGATGGCCAACGCTGCCGCTACCCTGGTTGGGCAGAATCTGGGGGCGGGTCAGCCCGAACGTGCTGAAACATCGGCCTGGCGGGCGGCCTTCTGCAACATGCTGTTCCTGGTGGCCGTTGGGATCGTGTTTTTCCTGGGCGCTGCGGAAGTGGTGGGTCTGTTTAATCGCAATATCCGGGTGGTGGAGATTGCGGTGCAGTGTCTGCGGGTGTTCTGCGCGGGTTACGTATTCTTTGCCTATGGCATGGTCCTGACGCAGTCGCTCAACGGCGCGGGCGACACCCGAACGCCTACCCTGCTCAACATCGTCTGCTTCTGGCTGATCGAAATTCCGCTGGCCTATACGCTCGCCAACGGGCTGGGCTGGGGACCGCAGGGCGTTTTCTGGTCGGTGGCCATCAGTGAATCGCTGCTGGCGGTGTTCGCGATCTGGGCCTTTCGCCGGGGCCGCTGGAAGGTTGTTCAAGTCTAG